Proteins encoded in a region of the Mucilaginibacter sabulilitoris genome:
- a CDS encoding GntR family transcriptional regulator: MEPKFISISDGIIERIKKGELLPGDKVPSENELISTYKISNTTARKCLLEIESKGWARRIKGKGTFVLNRTVEHQLLRTLGSIDSTRKGFDESLRAEGFTPKTVIIEKIILDDGISSNIMGKHYIIEGPVLKIHQLRYADDILMKDETRYISLKLCPKIDRLPSDISFFKVYEDQYKIKITDIKQTLSVDILDPQQEINNFEIDNQIPVFILDGVVLCQSEKVIEIERSYYRGDKYKFAIIANPEYNSSSFFDLDKK; encoded by the coding sequence ATGGAACCCAAATTTATCAGCATCAGCGATGGTATTATAGAACGGATTAAAAAAGGAGAGCTGCTTCCCGGTGATAAGGTGCCATCAGAAAACGAATTGATCAGTACTTATAAAATAAGTAATACTACCGCGCGAAAATGTCTCTTAGAAATTGAATCAAAAGGTTGGGCCCGCCGGATAAAAGGCAAAGGTACATTTGTGCTTAACCGGACGGTTGAACACCAGTTGTTAAGAACCCTCGGATCGATCGATTCTACCAGGAAGGGTTTTGACGAGAGTTTACGCGCCGAAGGCTTTACCCCTAAAACCGTAATTATAGAAAAAATTATACTTGATGATGGTATTTCTTCAAATATTATGGGGAAGCACTATATTATTGAAGGCCCCGTATTAAAAATTCACCAGCTTAGGTATGCCGATGATATATTAATGAAGGACGAAACCCGGTATATCTCTTTAAAGTTGTGCCCTAAAATTGACAGGCTCCCTTCAGATATCTCTTTTTTTAAAGTATATGAAGATCAATACAAGATCAAGATAACCGATATAAAGCAGACCCTAAGTGTAGATATACTTGACCCGCAACAGGAAATTAACAACTTTGAGATTGATAATCAAATCCCTGTTTTTATACTTGATGGCGTGGTTCTGTGCCAGTCAGAAAAGGTTATAGAGATAGAGCGATCATACTATAGAGGGGATAAATACAAATTCGCGATAATTGCAAACCCCGAATACAATAGTTCTTCATTTTTTGACCTGGATAAGAAATAA
- a CDS encoding L-fucose/L-arabinose isomerase family protein: MSEIDKQLLAEPVKNGQVLPVIKRRVETIPRIGVFGVGYFKYWAQFEGLYDQLMEKQHIFLKKVSKNKVEMIDFGMVDDVSGAYELLPKLKAANLDLVFCDMLTYATSSTFGVIIKNLDVPIVLVALQPDKALDYSNASTHLQLYNDDICALPEFAGVAVRMGKKVPEMIIGTLHDDPQAEKEIAEYCAIARVLHDLKTARIGHVGHPIEAMLDMHSDATMLTAHFGLHIVQCEANEIVTKYVEADQEDVEAEKRRILDFFDTPDPVSDPISEKLKPADLEVAARVSVALESFVEAKKLNGLAYYYEGEDNSDIRKVMTNLIVGNSLLTGAGFPMCGESDLKCCIAMFIMDRLSIGGSFAEFHPVDFNGNFILVGHDGPHNITIAQGKPVLRSLKKYHGKPGFGAGVEFKIKEGPITMLSITSTYEGKFKFVITEGESVEGPIPPTGNTNTRGFFQPDVRTFLKKWVKEGPTHHFALGVGHHAETIKKIGDYLNIESVIVK, from the coding sequence ATGAGTGAAATAGATAAGCAATTGCTTGCAGAGCCGGTAAAAAATGGCCAGGTGCTTCCCGTTATTAAACGCCGTGTTGAAACCATACCCCGGATAGGTGTATTTGGTGTGGGATATTTTAAATACTGGGCCCAGTTTGAAGGGCTTTATGATCAGTTGATGGAAAAGCAGCATATATTTCTGAAAAAAGTAAGTAAGAATAAAGTAGAGATGATTGACTTTGGTATGGTTGACGATGTATCAGGCGCGTATGAGTTGTTGCCCAAATTAAAGGCCGCCAACCTTGATCTTGTTTTTTGCGACATGCTAACCTATGCCACCTCAAGCACTTTTGGGGTGATCATCAAAAATTTAGACGTACCGATAGTGCTGGTGGCTTTGCAGCCAGACAAAGCCCTTGATTATAGCAATGCTTCGACTCACCTGCAATTATATAACGATGATATTTGCGCCCTGCCTGAGTTTGCAGGCGTAGCGGTACGGATGGGCAAAAAGGTGCCTGAGATGATCATTGGTACGCTGCATGATGACCCGCAGGCCGAAAAAGAAATTGCAGAATATTGCGCCATTGCCCGGGTTTTGCACGACCTTAAAACGGCCCGGATAGGGCATGTAGGGCACCCAATAGAAGCTATGTTGGATATGCATTCGGATGCTACCATGCTCACCGCACATTTTGGTTTGCATATAGTACAATGCGAGGCAAACGAAATTGTGACTAAATATGTCGAAGCAGATCAGGAAGACGTGGAAGCAGAAAAAAGGCGTATCCTTGATTTCTTTGACACACCCGACCCGGTATCTGACCCTATCTCAGAAAAACTAAAACCAGCCGACCTGGAAGTAGCAGCCCGCGTTTCGGTAGCACTGGAAAGCTTTGTTGAAGCGAAAAAGCTGAACGGCTTGGCGTATTACTACGAAGGTGAAGATAACAGCGATATTCGTAAAGTAATGACCAATTTAATTGTGGGTAATTCATTGCTCACGGGCGCAGGTTTCCCTATGTGCGGCGAGTCTGATCTGAAATGCTGTATAGCCATGTTTATTATGGATCGCCTGAGTATCGGTGGCAGTTTTGCCGAGTTTCATCCGGTTGATTTTAACGGGAATTTTATACTGGTTGGACATGATGGGCCGCATAATATTACCATTGCACAGGGAAAACCCGTATTAAGAAGTTTGAAAAAATATCACGGTAAGCCCGGCTTCGGCGCAGGTGTGGAGTTTAAGATAAAAGAAGGCCCTATCACCATGTTAAGCATCACTTCTACTTACGAGGGTAAATTCAAGTTTGTTATTACCGAGGGGGAATCTGTTGAGGGGCCCATCCCACCAACCGGGAATACCAACACCAGGGGCTTTTTTCAACCCGATGTGCGCACATTCCTGAAAAAATGGGTAAAAGAAGGCCCTACGCATCACTTCGCACTGGGTGTAGGTCACCATGCAGAAACGATAAAGAAAATTGGAGATTATCTTAACATTGAATCGGTAATTGTTAAGTAG
- a CDS encoding glycoside hydrolase family protein, which produces MFPVIGNTQSLITYPEPVANFEKKSDLYKVSVSRNGITKNSFVYVSQASVGAPKWEWQGQEGKSFHFTTFSFSGKVTISVTKVNSNATAATIRPYRVGLGTIATIKEASGSKVTFTLNRSRKVSVEFNDDPQNRQVLMIFADTLEQASTIPVQTSANVYTPKPADSLIIPAGKNVVCFGPGVYNIKYFRVPATVKQIYISGGAYLRGYILANRTGNSALKINGRGIISNDQWAFHYPEVADPRISLSGGWYKSVVINGGKGHVVEGIALIDGSAFNLVMAADSSIVKNVKIHGFRYNNDGITIAGKNDTIDDCFIRVGDDGIVANGSSNYKIENCIFWHLRGGSCIQLGWRPHNINGNNIIQNCDVVHAEWSAPQTQNSGFINYMGNIAGVAGYTIENFLVKDIYFDTEVFKVFDIRMNRGAVRTPLKINNFVFKNIYAKIPAKLPGYAVYLNGYDADNRMSGIKFDHFYINGNLIHQNNYRQQGYFKVGDFVDSLVFN; this is translated from the coding sequence ATGTTTCCGGTGATAGGCAATACACAATCTTTAATAACCTATCCAGAGCCTGTAGCCAATTTCGAAAAAAAATCAGATCTGTATAAAGTTTCGGTGAGCAGAAATGGCATTACAAAAAATAGCTTTGTTTATGTAAGTCAAGCATCTGTTGGGGCCCCAAAATGGGAGTGGCAGGGGCAGGAAGGCAAATCTTTTCATTTTACTACTTTTTCATTTTCAGGTAAAGTAACTATATCGGTTACGAAAGTTAATTCCAACGCTACGGCTGCAACTATTCGCCCATATAGGGTGGGCCTTGGGACTATTGCCACCATTAAAGAGGCATCCGGGAGTAAGGTGACATTTACACTTAACCGATCGCGGAAAGTTTCGGTCGAATTTAATGATGATCCCCAAAACCGGCAGGTGTTAATGATCTTTGCAGACACCCTTGAACAGGCTTCCACCATTCCTGTGCAAACTTCTGCTAATGTTTATACCCCAAAGCCTGCCGATTCTTTAATTATACCTGCCGGCAAAAATGTAGTATGTTTTGGTCCCGGCGTTTACAATATTAAATACTTTCGCGTACCGGCAACGGTTAAGCAGATCTATATAAGTGGAGGAGCTTATTTGCGAGGGTATATTTTAGCCAATCGTACAGGCAATTCTGCATTGAAAATTAATGGCCGCGGGATTATCTCTAATGATCAATGGGCTTTTCATTACCCCGAAGTTGCCGATCCGCGTATCTCGTTATCAGGCGGCTGGTATAAATCTGTTGTGATAAATGGCGGTAAAGGGCATGTGGTTGAAGGGATAGCCCTGATTGATGGTTCGGCTTTCAACTTGGTTATGGCTGCAGATAGCTCCATTGTTAAAAATGTAAAAATACATGGGTTTAGGTATAACAATGATGGAATAACAATAGCCGGTAAAAATGATACCATAGATGATTGTTTTATAAGGGTTGGTGATGACGGGATTGTTGCCAATGGTAGCAGCAACTATAAGATTGAAAACTGTATTTTTTGGCATTTACGCGGTGGAAGTTGCATTCAATTAGGGTGGCGGCCTCATAATATTAATGGTAACAACATCATTCAAAACTGTGACGTCGTACATGCAGAATGGAGTGCGCCACAAACACAAAACTCGGGCTTTATAAACTATATGGGCAATATAGCAGGAGTAGCAGGTTATACCATTGAGAATTTCTTAGTTAAAGACATTTACTTTGATACAGAAGTTTTTAAAGTATTTGATATAAGAATGAACAGGGGGGCTGTGCGCACCCCTTTAAAGATCAATAATTTCGTTTTTAAAAACATTTATGCAAAAATCCCTGCGAAGCTGCCGGGATATGCTGTCTACCTGAACGGGTATGATGCTGACAACAGGATGTCGGGTATAAAATTTGATCATTTTTATATCAACGGTAATTTAATACATCAAAATAATTATAGACAGCAAGGCTATTTTAAGGTGGGGGATTTTGTTGACTCCCTGGTTTTTAATTAA
- a CDS encoding MFS transporter, which yields MKSKLRWIILILVFIATGLNFLDRQVLSITIIKIQKEFNLNNVQYGMINTSFLISYALMFTIAGRLTELYGGKIGLGFSVLIWSVASSLHGVIGGFYQLIIVRFLLGMGEGGCFPGAAKTVSELFGEKDRAFANGIAIGGSAMGAVLAPPLTILISNSLGWRWSFIIPGIIGITWVITWVLIPWKNAKIETAPLIIKEKAFSFVEILKNRTAQIFILMRFLLDPVFYFVMFWIPKYLNEQRSVSFEEIGHLLWIPFLALGVSNMLGGWISDRLIRNRISLNKARKVVMGVAAALTISAVLVQNVSSVALAIGLMSVLLFAHGFWITNYITAIADVFGARGTSTVVGLSGTAGALSGLIINPFIGWVVQHYSYSPLWIICGLLYPLAFVIFIVFVPKISSLKLAS from the coding sequence ATGAAAAGTAAACTTCGCTGGATAATTTTAATATTGGTTTTTATTGCCACAGGGTTAAACTTTCTGGACAGACAAGTACTGTCTATTACCATCATAAAAATTCAGAAGGAATTTAACCTGAACAACGTGCAGTACGGCATGATCAACACCAGCTTTCTGATCAGCTACGCGCTCATGTTTACCATAGCGGGCAGGTTAACAGAATTGTATGGCGGTAAGATTGGCCTGGGCTTTTCGGTACTTATATGGTCGGTTGCCAGCAGTTTGCATGGGGTAATAGGTGGCTTTTACCAACTCATTATCGTCAGGTTTTTATTGGGTATGGGCGAGGGAGGCTGCTTCCCCGGTGCAGCCAAAACAGTAAGCGAACTATTCGGCGAAAAAGACAGGGCCTTTGCCAATGGTATAGCCATAGGCGGCTCGGCAATGGGGGCGGTTTTGGCCCCACCGTTAACCATATTAATTTCAAACAGTTTAGGCTGGCGATGGAGTTTTATTATACCGGGCATTATTGGCATTACATGGGTTATAACCTGGGTGTTGATTCCCTGGAAGAATGCGAAGATCGAAACCGCGCCGCTTATTATTAAAGAAAAAGCTTTTTCGTTTGTAGAGATCCTTAAAAACAGAACGGCACAGATCTTTATACTGATGCGATTTTTGCTCGATCCGGTCTTTTATTTTGTCATGTTCTGGATCCCCAAATATCTGAATGAACAACGGAGTGTCTCTTTCGAGGAAATAGGCCATTTGTTATGGATCCCATTTTTGGCGCTGGGGGTATCTAATATGCTCGGCGGCTGGATCTCTGACAGGCTGATTAGGAACCGCATATCCTTAAATAAGGCCCGTAAAGTGGTAATGGGTGTAGCCGCAGCGTTAACGATTTCTGCTGTGTTGGTGCAAAATGTTTCTTCTGTGGCTTTGGCTATCGGTTTAATGAGTGTGCTTTTGTTTGCGCATGGTTTCTGGATCACCAATTACATTACAGCAATAGCAGATGTATTTGGTGCAAGGGGAACCTCGACTGTTGTTGGTCTATCAGGCACCGCAGGCGCTCTTTCCGGCCTGATCATTAATCCATTTATTGGGTGGGTAGTGCAGCATTACTCCTATAGCCCGCTGTGGATCATCTGTGGCCTGTTGTACCCTTTGGCGTTTGTTATCTTTATTGTTTTTGTCCCTAAAATAAGCTCGTTGAAGCTGGCTTCATAA
- a CDS encoding SGNH/GDSL hydrolase family protein encodes MKKLSLIILLALWAYNLCHAQMADSATYLGNIKTELNKVWPKNRTINLVFHGHSVPAGYAANHEVHTLDAYPTLLLQKLKAQYPYAVINIIVTAVGGETSVTGQTRFDADVLPHKPDVLFIDYALNDRTIGLDAAKAAWEKMIQEALKHNIKVILLTSNPDTRVNIMATDSKSLYAYAQQIRALAAKYHIGLADPFMDFQKIYKEAGSINDYMLWVNHPNKKGHTVIADEIFKWFSK; translated from the coding sequence ATGAAAAAACTAAGCTTAATAATTTTACTTGCGCTGTGGGCATATAACCTATGCCACGCTCAAATGGCTGATTCGGCCACTTATCTTGGTAATATAAAAACAGAGTTAAACAAAGTGTGGCCAAAAAACAGAACGATTAACCTGGTTTTTCACGGGCATTCGGTACCTGCGGGCTACGCGGCCAACCATGAAGTGCATACGCTGGATGCGTATCCCACTCTGCTGTTGCAGAAACTAAAAGCACAATACCCGTATGCAGTTATAAATATTATTGTAACCGCCGTTGGCGGCGAAACTTCAGTAACCGGGCAAACCCGCTTTGATGCCGACGTATTACCCCATAAACCTGATGTGCTATTTATTGATTACGCGTTGAATGATCGTACCATTGGTCTGGATGCCGCAAAAGCAGCCTGGGAGAAAATGATACAGGAGGCATTAAAACATAACATCAAAGTTATTTTACTGACGTCTAATCCTGATACCAGGGTTAATATTATGGCAACCGATAGCAAAAGTTTATACGCGTATGCGCAACAAATTAGGGCATTAGCAGCTAAATATCATATTGGACTGGCCGATCCGTTTATGGATTTTCAGAAAATATATAAAGAGGCAGGATCAATAAACGATTATATGTTATGGGTTAACCATCCCAATAAAAAAGGCCACACCGTTATTGCTGATGAAATTTTTAAATGGTTTAGTAAATAA
- a CDS encoding GH92 family glycosyl hydrolase, with amino-acid sequence MKYIILTFLLAFVFCNKNVLAQKKQAVDYVNPLIGTPAAGKGGTMPSVGPPYAMTNFTAQTRANKMKAMPYVYEDTTIRGVIATHQPTVWMGDYGYVSIMPQVGKLAVQPQQRQMKFTHRDEVSTAAYYSVKMNNQQGASIKAEVAATARCGIMKFTYPASAQSHLIIHGINVNPEEDDKQNRSNKRSKLRGYVYIDKVNNQISGYNPDRTAYNLGPELPNFKGYFIIRFDKAIIDYGTWSEDTISKGSVSQYGKNIGGYISFATKKNEVVTVKIATSFISLKQAKQNLDNEIPEWDFDRVVQDTRSKWQKNLERIKIDGVTDDQKAIFYTAMYHTMLFPREFSEYGKYYSAFDDKIHKGVSYNDYSLWDTFRALHPLLIFTQPGRVNDMITSMLQMYKEGGWLPMWPNPAETNIMIGTHADAVIADAYVKSFRGYDVNLAYSAMRKNAMIPPDSDTGRLGGDRDEWLGFEGRIGLTYYHNLGYVPSDKAKESVSRTLEYALDDYCIAQVAKSLGKRNDYDELIKWSENYKNLYNKETGFMTPRKRDGQWGGDMKFSFTEGSPWTYLFCVMQDVPGMIKMMGGNEKFAAKLDQNFIEGHYSHNNEPGHHYVYLYNYCGQPWKTQELVRQQTRNNYFNRPQGINGNDDCGQMSAWYIFSVMGFYPVTPASGIYAIGAPQFPKVIITINIDPQPKTLEIIANNISEANKYVQSVTFNGKVLSDFFISHNELIKGGKLVFLMTDKPTGKNGN; translated from the coding sequence ATGAAGTATATAATACTAACATTTTTACTAGCCTTTGTTTTCTGTAACAAAAATGTATTAGCGCAAAAAAAGCAGGCTGTAGATTATGTGAATCCGCTTATTGGTACGCCGGCTGCAGGAAAGGGTGGCACAATGCCTAGTGTTGGTCCGCCTTACGCCATGACCAATTTTACCGCACAAACCCGCGCCAATAAAATGAAGGCCATGCCTTATGTTTATGAGGATACTACCATACGGGGGGTTATAGCTACCCACCAGCCAACAGTTTGGATGGGCGATTATGGCTATGTGTCCATAATGCCGCAGGTGGGCAAACTTGCTGTACAACCCCAACAACGGCAAATGAAATTCACACACCGGGACGAAGTTTCAACAGCCGCTTATTATTCGGTAAAAATGAATAACCAGCAGGGAGCGTCAATAAAAGCAGAAGTTGCAGCTACAGCAAGGTGCGGTATCATGAAATTCACCTACCCGGCTTCGGCACAAAGCCACCTTATTATCCATGGTATCAATGTAAACCCCGAAGAGGACGACAAGCAGAATAGATCAAACAAACGCAGCAAACTGCGTGGCTACGTTTATATAGATAAAGTTAATAACCAAATAAGCGGCTACAACCCCGACAGGACAGCCTATAATTTAGGGCCCGAACTCCCCAATTTTAAAGGTTATTTTATCATTAGGTTCGATAAAGCTATTATAGATTATGGCACCTGGAGCGAGGATACTATTTCTAAAGGGTCAGTAAGCCAGTATGGTAAAAATATAGGTGGGTATATCAGCTTCGCTACAAAAAAAAACGAAGTTGTTACAGTAAAAATAGCTACCTCTTTTATCAGTTTAAAGCAAGCCAAACAAAACTTAGATAACGAAATACCCGAGTGGGATTTTGACCGGGTTGTACAAGATACTCGCAGCAAATGGCAAAAAAACCTGGAAAGGATCAAAATAGATGGCGTTACCGATGATCAGAAAGCTATCTTTTATACGGCCATGTATCATACCATGCTGTTTCCGCGCGAATTTTCAGAGTATGGCAAATACTACAGCGCTTTTGATGATAAAATACACAAAGGTGTTTCTTATAACGATTATTCACTGTGGGACACCTTCCGCGCATTACACCCTTTACTCATATTTACACAGCCAGGTCGTGTCAACGATATGATTACATCTATGCTGCAGATGTATAAGGAAGGCGGCTGGCTACCTATGTGGCCAAATCCCGCCGAAACAAACATCATGATAGGCACCCATGCCGACGCCGTAATTGCCGACGCTTACGTAAAGAGTTTTAGGGGATATGATGTAAACCTTGCATACAGCGCCATGCGTAAAAACGCGATGATACCACCGGATAGCGATACCGGCAGACTGGGAGGCGACAGGGATGAATGGCTGGGTTTTGAAGGAAGGATAGGCTTAACCTATTATCATAACTTGGGTTATGTACCGTCGGACAAAGCTAAAGAATCTGTCTCCCGCACCCTGGAATATGCTTTGGATGATTATTGCATAGCACAGGTGGCTAAAAGCTTGGGTAAACGTAATGATTATGATGAACTAATTAAATGGTCTGAAAACTACAAAAACCTGTACAACAAGGAAACCGGCTTTATGACCCCCCGGAAACGTGACGGACAATGGGGCGGGGATATGAAATTCAGTTTTACCGAGGGCAGCCCCTGGACCTACCTGTTTTGCGTGATGCAGGATGTCCCGGGGATGATAAAAATGATGGGTGGCAATGAAAAATTTGCAGCCAAACTCGATCAGAATTTTATAGAGGGGCATTATTCCCATAATAACGAGCCAGGGCATCACTATGTGTATTTATACAACTATTGCGGGCAGCCATGGAAAACGCAGGAATTAGTGAGGCAACAAACACGTAATAACTATTTTAACAGGCCGCAGGGCATTAACGGTAATGACGATTGCGGGCAAATGTCGGCATGGTATATTTTTAGTGTTATGGGCTTTTATCCCGTGACACCGGCATCTGGTATTTATGCCATTGGCGCACCACAGTTTCCTAAAGTTATCATAACCATCAATATAGATCCTCAACCTAAAACCCTTGAAATTATTGCAAACAATATCTCTGAAGCAAATAAATACGTACAATCAGTTACATTTAACGGTAAAGTGTTAAGCGATTTTTTTATTAGTCATAATGAATTAATTAAAGGAGGGAAGCTGGTTTTTTTAATGACGGATAAACCAACAGGTAAAAATGGTAATTGA